In Cataglyphis hispanica isolate Lineage 1 chromosome 10, ULB_Chis1_1.0, whole genome shotgun sequence, a genomic segment contains:
- the LOC126852193 gene encoding procollagen-lysine,2-oxoglutarate 5-dioxygenase isoform X3 gives MRLIKQQSMPDKRNFWIVKPRNEEECKLNYDVYVPSNELQCQDNASNNDLSVIERYRPTKKFCTSNFNTTDVLVFTIASNETDGFQRYLRSVEVYGFRDNLKILGLGQPWRGGNVTYYAGGGYKINLLKKALEDYRNDEKKIILFTDSYDVIFLGGLSTIVERFLDTNARILFSAEAFCWPNKSLAIQYPPVSAYLDKQYLNSGGFIGYASDIYEILEKTSIKDDDDDQLFYTNIYLQDALRIRHKIKLDHKSEIFQTLYGAVDDVELKFKEEEAYLVNKVYNTAPLILHGNGLSKDTLNSMGNYLAHAWTPNEGCLACLDRTIELDKNKPETYPIILIAIFIEYPTPFLEEFFETIYHQAYPKSRLHLLIYNNVPYHQNVVSNFFEKFSQEYLSAKQILPEDKISEVDARKLALDHCLLKECSGYLSVDAVAHLDNKHTLKLLVEQQRGIVAPLLIRPNKLWSNFWGALNNGFYARSFDYMEIINNKRRGLWNVPFVCNCYLINATIIANKATRPSYEDASQDTEIAFAQGNRQRGLFMYLNNRFDFGHLVNPDTYDIRLTYPDMYQIMDNQLDWERRYIHPNYSENFNPDKKPIQPCPDVYWFPISTLRFTKELIGIVETFGQWSDGSNHDPRLTTGYESVPTRDIHMNQVQYEQQWLYFLKEYVRPLQELVFIGYFHDPPRSIMNFVVRYRPDEQPSLRPHHDSSTYTINIALNEAGVDYKGGGCRFIRYNCSVTDTKPGWMLMHPGRLTHYHEGLRVTAGTRYIMISFVDP, from the exons atgTTTTAGTATTTACGATCGCATCCAACGAGACAGATGGCTTTCAAAGATATTTGAGATCGGTTGAGGTCTACGGATTTCGTGACAACTTGAAGATTCTTGGACTAGGCCAGCCCTGGAGAGGCGGTAATGTCACGTATTATGCCGGCGGTggatataaaatcaatcttctcAAAAAGGCTTTGGAGGATTATCGAAACGATGAGAAGAAGATCATCTTGTTCACCGATAG TTATGATGTGATATTTCTTGGCGGTTTATCTACTATCGTCGAGCGATTCCTGGATACCAATGCTCGAATCTTATTCTCTGCGGAAGCGTTTTGCTGGCCGAATAAGTCCTTGGCGATTCAGTATCCACCTGTATCTGCGTATCTAGACAAACAGTATCTGAATTCTGGAGGTTTCATCGGGTACGCGTCCGACATATACGAAATCCTGGAAAAGACGTCGATCAAAGATGACGACGATGATCAATTGTTTTATACGAACATTTACCTACAGGACGCGCTTAGGATACGACATAAAATCAAGCTGGATCATAAATCCGAAATATTCCAGACTCTCTATGGTGCGGTAG ATGATGTGGAGCTTAAATTCAAAGAAGAAGAGGCTTATCTTGTAAATAAAGTTTACAACACGGCGCCCTTGATACTCCACGGCAATGGGTTGAGCAAGGATACTTTAAATTCTATGGGCAATTATTTAGCTCATGCTTGGACACCGAACGAGGGATGTTTAGCCTGCTTGGATCGAACTATCGAACTTGACAAAAACAAGCCGGAAACATAtccgattattttaatagctaTATTCATTGAATACCCTACGCCCTTCTTGGAAGAATTCTTTGAAACTATTTATCATCAAGCCTATCCAAAATCAAGACTACATCTGCTCATTTACAACAATGTGCCCTATCACCAAAACGTGGTCTCTAACTTCTTCGAGAAGTTTAGTCAGGAGTATCTAAGCGCGAAACAAATATTGCCAGAAGACAAAATCAGCGAAGTTGACGCGAGAAAATTAGCGCT GGACCATTGCTTGTTGAAAGAGTGCTCCGGATATTTGTCAGTGGACGCGGTCGCGCACTTGGACAATAAACATACGTTGAAGTTACTGGTGGAGCAGCAGAGAGGGATCGTCGCACCTTTACTTATTCGACCTAATAAGCTATGGAGTAACTTTTGGGGCGCCTTAAATAACGGATTTTACGCGCGGAGTTTCGATTACAtggagataataaataacaaacgCAG GGGACTGTGGAACGTGCCATTCGTCTGTAACTGTTACTTGATCAACGCAACCATTATAGCAAACAAGGCGACTCGACCGTCCTATGAAGATGCCAGTCAGGATACGGAAATAGCCTTCGCTCAGGGAAACCGACAGAGAGGTCTATTCATGTACCTCAACAATAGATTCGATTTCGGCCATCTCGTCAATCCTGATACCTACGACATTCGTCTTACCTACCCGGACATGTACCAAATCATGGACAATCAGCTGGACTGGGAGAGAAGATACATTCATCCGAATTATAGCGAGAACTTTAATCCCGACAAGAAACCAATACAG CCATGTCCCGATGTTTACTGGTTCCCCATCTCCACTCTCAGATTCACCAAGGAACTTATTGGGATCGTCGAGACTTTCGGACAATGGTCCGATGGATCTAATCAC GATCCACGTTTGACGACTGGTTATGAAAGCGTACCGACTCGTGATATTCATATGAATCAAGTTCAATATGAACAACAATGGTTGTACTTTTTGAAAGAATATGTTAGACCGTTACAGGAGCTCGTCTTCATTGGCTACTTTCATGAT CCACCACGGTCAATTATGAATTTCGTCGTAAGATACCGCCCGGACGAGCAGCCGTCCTTGCGGCCACATCACGACTCCTCGACTTATACTATCAACATTGCCTTGAATGAGGCAGGTGTGGACTACAAAGGCGGTGGATGCAGgtttattcgatataattgCTCCGTCACCGATACGAAGCCAGGCTGGATGCTGATGCATCCCGGAAGATTAACACACTATCACGAGGGATTGCGAGTGACCGCGGGCACGCGTTATATTATGATCTCCTTTGTAGATCCGTGA
- the LOC126852193 gene encoding procollagen-lysine,2-oxoglutarate 5-dioxygenase isoform X1: MKTPISRKLMLSIVLLLYQAIYLAARNEEECKLNYDVYVPSNELQCQDNASNNDLSVIERYRPTKKFCTSNFNTTDVLVFTIASNETDGFQRYLRSVEVYGFRDNLKILGLGQPWRGGNVTYYAGGGYKINLLKKALEDYRNDEKKIILFTDSYDVIFLGGLSTIVERFLDTNARILFSAEAFCWPNKSLAIQYPPVSAYLDKQYLNSGGFIGYASDIYEILEKTSIKDDDDDQLFYTNIYLQDALRIRHKIKLDHKSEIFQTLYGAVDDVELKFKEEEAYLVNKVYNTAPLILHGNGLSKDTLNSMGNYLAHAWTPNEGCLACLDRTIELDKNKPETYPIILIAIFIEYPTPFLEEFFETIYHQAYPKSRLHLLIYNNVPYHQNVVSNFFEKFSQEYLSAKQILPEDKISEVDARKLALDHCLLKECSGYLSVDAVAHLDNKHTLKLLVEQQRGIVAPLLIRPNKLWSNFWGALNNGFYARSFDYMEIINNKRRGLWNVPFVCNCYLINATIIANKATRPSYEDASQDTEIAFAQGNRQRGLFMYLNNRFDFGHLVNPDTYDIRLTYPDMYQIMDNQLDWERRYIHPNYSENFNPDKKPIQPCPDVYWFPISTLRFTKELIGIVETFGQWSDGSNHDPRLTTGYESVPTRDIHMNQVQYEQQWLYFLKEYVRPLQELVFIGYFHDPPRSIMNFVVRYRPDEQPSLRPHHDSSTYTINIALNEAGVDYKGGGCRFIRYNCSVTDTKPGWMLMHPGRLTHYHEGLRVTAGTRYIMISFVDP; this comes from the exons atgTTTTAGTATTTACGATCGCATCCAACGAGACAGATGGCTTTCAAAGATATTTGAGATCGGTTGAGGTCTACGGATTTCGTGACAACTTGAAGATTCTTGGACTAGGCCAGCCCTGGAGAGGCGGTAATGTCACGTATTATGCCGGCGGTggatataaaatcaatcttctcAAAAAGGCTTTGGAGGATTATCGAAACGATGAGAAGAAGATCATCTTGTTCACCGATAG TTATGATGTGATATTTCTTGGCGGTTTATCTACTATCGTCGAGCGATTCCTGGATACCAATGCTCGAATCTTATTCTCTGCGGAAGCGTTTTGCTGGCCGAATAAGTCCTTGGCGATTCAGTATCCACCTGTATCTGCGTATCTAGACAAACAGTATCTGAATTCTGGAGGTTTCATCGGGTACGCGTCCGACATATACGAAATCCTGGAAAAGACGTCGATCAAAGATGACGACGATGATCAATTGTTTTATACGAACATTTACCTACAGGACGCGCTTAGGATACGACATAAAATCAAGCTGGATCATAAATCCGAAATATTCCAGACTCTCTATGGTGCGGTAG ATGATGTGGAGCTTAAATTCAAAGAAGAAGAGGCTTATCTTGTAAATAAAGTTTACAACACGGCGCCCTTGATACTCCACGGCAATGGGTTGAGCAAGGATACTTTAAATTCTATGGGCAATTATTTAGCTCATGCTTGGACACCGAACGAGGGATGTTTAGCCTGCTTGGATCGAACTATCGAACTTGACAAAAACAAGCCGGAAACATAtccgattattttaatagctaTATTCATTGAATACCCTACGCCCTTCTTGGAAGAATTCTTTGAAACTATTTATCATCAAGCCTATCCAAAATCAAGACTACATCTGCTCATTTACAACAATGTGCCCTATCACCAAAACGTGGTCTCTAACTTCTTCGAGAAGTTTAGTCAGGAGTATCTAAGCGCGAAACAAATATTGCCAGAAGACAAAATCAGCGAAGTTGACGCGAGAAAATTAGCGCT GGACCATTGCTTGTTGAAAGAGTGCTCCGGATATTTGTCAGTGGACGCGGTCGCGCACTTGGACAATAAACATACGTTGAAGTTACTGGTGGAGCAGCAGAGAGGGATCGTCGCACCTTTACTTATTCGACCTAATAAGCTATGGAGTAACTTTTGGGGCGCCTTAAATAACGGATTTTACGCGCGGAGTTTCGATTACAtggagataataaataacaaacgCAG GGGACTGTGGAACGTGCCATTCGTCTGTAACTGTTACTTGATCAACGCAACCATTATAGCAAACAAGGCGACTCGACCGTCCTATGAAGATGCCAGTCAGGATACGGAAATAGCCTTCGCTCAGGGAAACCGACAGAGAGGTCTATTCATGTACCTCAACAATAGATTCGATTTCGGCCATCTCGTCAATCCTGATACCTACGACATTCGTCTTACCTACCCGGACATGTACCAAATCATGGACAATCAGCTGGACTGGGAGAGAAGATACATTCATCCGAATTATAGCGAGAACTTTAATCCCGACAAGAAACCAATACAG CCATGTCCCGATGTTTACTGGTTCCCCATCTCCACTCTCAGATTCACCAAGGAACTTATTGGGATCGTCGAGACTTTCGGACAATGGTCCGATGGATCTAATCAC GATCCACGTTTGACGACTGGTTATGAAAGCGTACCGACTCGTGATATTCATATGAATCAAGTTCAATATGAACAACAATGGTTGTACTTTTTGAAAGAATATGTTAGACCGTTACAGGAGCTCGTCTTCATTGGCTACTTTCATGAT CCACCACGGTCAATTATGAATTTCGTCGTAAGATACCGCCCGGACGAGCAGCCGTCCTTGCGGCCACATCACGACTCCTCGACTTATACTATCAACATTGCCTTGAATGAGGCAGGTGTGGACTACAAAGGCGGTGGATGCAGgtttattcgatataattgCTCCGTCACCGATACGAAGCCAGGCTGGATGCTGATGCATCCCGGAAGATTAACACACTATCACGAGGGATTGCGAGTGACCGCGGGCACGCGTTATATTATGATCTCCTTTGTAGATCCGTGA
- the LOC126852193 gene encoding procollagen-lysine,2-oxoglutarate 5-dioxygenase isoform X2: MKTPISRKLMLSIVLLLYQAIYLAARNEEECKLNYDVYVPSNELQCQDNASNNDLSVIERYRPTKKFCTSNFNTTDVLVFTIASNETDGFQRYLRSVEVYGFRDNLKILGLGQPWRGGNVTYYAGGGYKINLLKKALEDYRNDEKKIILFTDSYDVIFLGGLSTIVERFLDTNARILFSAEAFCWPNKSLAIQYPPVSAYLDKQYLNSGGFIGYASDIYEILEKTSIKDDDDDQLFYTNIYLQDALRIRHKIKLDHKSEIFQTLYGAVDDVELKFKEEEAYLVNKVYNTAPLILHGNGLSKDTLNSMGNYLAHAWTPNEGCLACLDRTIELDKNKPETYPIILIAIFIEYPTPFLEEFFETIYHQAYPKSRLHLLIYNNVPYHQNVVSNFFEKFSQEYLSAKQILPEDKISEVDARKLALDHCLLKECSGYLSVDAVAHLDNKHTLKLLVEQQRGIVAPLLIRPNKLWSNFWGALNNGFYARSFDYMEIINNKRRGLWNVPFVCNCYLINATIIANKATRPSYEDASQDTEIAFAQGNRQRGLFMYLNNRFDFGHLVNPDTYDIRLTYPDMYQIMDNQLDWERRYIHPNYSENFNPDKKPIQPCPDVYWFPISTLRFTKELIGIVETFGQWSDGSNHDSRLESGYEAVPTRDIHMTQVDLEDAWLKFLKDYISPLQQRVFTGYEDYPPRSIMNFVVRYRPDEQPSLRPHHDSSTYTINIALNEAGVDYKGGGCRFIRYNCSVTDTKPGWMLMHPGRLTHYHEGLRVTAGTRYIMISFVDP; the protein is encoded by the exons atgTTTTAGTATTTACGATCGCATCCAACGAGACAGATGGCTTTCAAAGATATTTGAGATCGGTTGAGGTCTACGGATTTCGTGACAACTTGAAGATTCTTGGACTAGGCCAGCCCTGGAGAGGCGGTAATGTCACGTATTATGCCGGCGGTggatataaaatcaatcttctcAAAAAGGCTTTGGAGGATTATCGAAACGATGAGAAGAAGATCATCTTGTTCACCGATAG TTATGATGTGATATTTCTTGGCGGTTTATCTACTATCGTCGAGCGATTCCTGGATACCAATGCTCGAATCTTATTCTCTGCGGAAGCGTTTTGCTGGCCGAATAAGTCCTTGGCGATTCAGTATCCACCTGTATCTGCGTATCTAGACAAACAGTATCTGAATTCTGGAGGTTTCATCGGGTACGCGTCCGACATATACGAAATCCTGGAAAAGACGTCGATCAAAGATGACGACGATGATCAATTGTTTTATACGAACATTTACCTACAGGACGCGCTTAGGATACGACATAAAATCAAGCTGGATCATAAATCCGAAATATTCCAGACTCTCTATGGTGCGGTAG ATGATGTGGAGCTTAAATTCAAAGAAGAAGAGGCTTATCTTGTAAATAAAGTTTACAACACGGCGCCCTTGATACTCCACGGCAATGGGTTGAGCAAGGATACTTTAAATTCTATGGGCAATTATTTAGCTCATGCTTGGACACCGAACGAGGGATGTTTAGCCTGCTTGGATCGAACTATCGAACTTGACAAAAACAAGCCGGAAACATAtccgattattttaatagctaTATTCATTGAATACCCTACGCCCTTCTTGGAAGAATTCTTTGAAACTATTTATCATCAAGCCTATCCAAAATCAAGACTACATCTGCTCATTTACAACAATGTGCCCTATCACCAAAACGTGGTCTCTAACTTCTTCGAGAAGTTTAGTCAGGAGTATCTAAGCGCGAAACAAATATTGCCAGAAGACAAAATCAGCGAAGTTGACGCGAGAAAATTAGCGCT GGACCATTGCTTGTTGAAAGAGTGCTCCGGATATTTGTCAGTGGACGCGGTCGCGCACTTGGACAATAAACATACGTTGAAGTTACTGGTGGAGCAGCAGAGAGGGATCGTCGCACCTTTACTTATTCGACCTAATAAGCTATGGAGTAACTTTTGGGGCGCCTTAAATAACGGATTTTACGCGCGGAGTTTCGATTACAtggagataataaataacaaacgCAG GGGACTGTGGAACGTGCCATTCGTCTGTAACTGTTACTTGATCAACGCAACCATTATAGCAAACAAGGCGACTCGACCGTCCTATGAAGATGCCAGTCAGGATACGGAAATAGCCTTCGCTCAGGGAAACCGACAGAGAGGTCTATTCATGTACCTCAACAATAGATTCGATTTCGGCCATCTCGTCAATCCTGATACCTACGACATTCGTCTTACCTACCCGGACATGTACCAAATCATGGACAATCAGCTGGACTGGGAGAGAAGATACATTCATCCGAATTATAGCGAGAACTTTAATCCCGACAAGAAACCAATACAG CCATGTCCCGATGTTTACTGGTTCCCCATCTCCACTCTCAGATTCACCAAGGAACTTATTGGGATCGTCGAGACTTTCGGACAATGGTCCGATGGATCTAATCAC gattcTCGACTGGAGTCCGGATACGAAGCGGTACCGACTCGCGATATTCACATGACCCAAGTTGACCTGGAGGATGCCTGGTTGAAATTTCTCAAAGATTACATCAGTCCCTTGCAACAGCGTGTCTTTACAGGATACGAGGATTAC CCACCACGGTCAATTATGAATTTCGTCGTAAGATACCGCCCGGACGAGCAGCCGTCCTTGCGGCCACATCACGACTCCTCGACTTATACTATCAACATTGCCTTGAATGAGGCAGGTGTGGACTACAAAGGCGGTGGATGCAGgtttattcgatataattgCTCCGTCACCGATACGAAGCCAGGCTGGATGCTGATGCATCCCGGAAGATTAACACACTATCACGAGGGATTGCGAGTGACCGCGGGCACGCGTTATATTATGATCTCCTTTGTAGATCCGTGA
- the LOC126852193 gene encoding procollagen-lysine,2-oxoglutarate 5-dioxygenase isoform X4: MFGDKGTTISRCFVWYCVFLTYHVVNEALVTDVNDVLVFTIASNETDGFQRYLRSVEVYGFRDNLKILGLGQPWRGGNVTYYAGGGYKINLLKKALEDYRNDEKKIILFTDSYDVIFLGGLSTIVERFLDTNARILFSAEAFCWPNKSLAIQYPPVSAYLDKQYLNSGGFIGYASDIYEILEKTSIKDDDDDQLFYTNIYLQDALRIRHKIKLDHKSEIFQTLYGAVDDVELKFKEEEAYLVNKVYNTAPLILHGNGLSKDTLNSMGNYLAHAWTPNEGCLACLDRTIELDKNKPETYPIILIAIFIEYPTPFLEEFFETIYHQAYPKSRLHLLIYNNVPYHQNVVSNFFEKFSQEYLSAKQILPEDKISEVDARKLALDHCLLKECSGYLSVDAVAHLDNKHTLKLLVEQQRGIVAPLLIRPNKLWSNFWGALNNGFYARSFDYMEIINNKRRGLWNVPFVCNCYLINATIIANKATRPSYEDASQDTEIAFAQGNRQRGLFMYLNNRFDFGHLVNPDTYDIRLTYPDMYQIMDNQLDWERRYIHPNYSENFNPDKKPIQPCPDVYWFPISTLRFTKELIGIVETFGQWSDGSNHDPRLTTGYESVPTRDIHMNQVQYEQQWLYFLKEYVRPLQELVFIGYFHDPPRSIMNFVVRYRPDEQPSLRPHHDSSTYTINIALNEAGVDYKGGGCRFIRYNCSVTDTKPGWMLMHPGRLTHYHEGLRVTAGTRYIMISFVDP, encoded by the exons atgTTTTAGTATTTACGATCGCATCCAACGAGACAGATGGCTTTCAAAGATATTTGAGATCGGTTGAGGTCTACGGATTTCGTGACAACTTGAAGATTCTTGGACTAGGCCAGCCCTGGAGAGGCGGTAATGTCACGTATTATGCCGGCGGTggatataaaatcaatcttctcAAAAAGGCTTTGGAGGATTATCGAAACGATGAGAAGAAGATCATCTTGTTCACCGATAG TTATGATGTGATATTTCTTGGCGGTTTATCTACTATCGTCGAGCGATTCCTGGATACCAATGCTCGAATCTTATTCTCTGCGGAAGCGTTTTGCTGGCCGAATAAGTCCTTGGCGATTCAGTATCCACCTGTATCTGCGTATCTAGACAAACAGTATCTGAATTCTGGAGGTTTCATCGGGTACGCGTCCGACATATACGAAATCCTGGAAAAGACGTCGATCAAAGATGACGACGATGATCAATTGTTTTATACGAACATTTACCTACAGGACGCGCTTAGGATACGACATAAAATCAAGCTGGATCATAAATCCGAAATATTCCAGACTCTCTATGGTGCGGTAG ATGATGTGGAGCTTAAATTCAAAGAAGAAGAGGCTTATCTTGTAAATAAAGTTTACAACACGGCGCCCTTGATACTCCACGGCAATGGGTTGAGCAAGGATACTTTAAATTCTATGGGCAATTATTTAGCTCATGCTTGGACACCGAACGAGGGATGTTTAGCCTGCTTGGATCGAACTATCGAACTTGACAAAAACAAGCCGGAAACATAtccgattattttaatagctaTATTCATTGAATACCCTACGCCCTTCTTGGAAGAATTCTTTGAAACTATTTATCATCAAGCCTATCCAAAATCAAGACTACATCTGCTCATTTACAACAATGTGCCCTATCACCAAAACGTGGTCTCTAACTTCTTCGAGAAGTTTAGTCAGGAGTATCTAAGCGCGAAACAAATATTGCCAGAAGACAAAATCAGCGAAGTTGACGCGAGAAAATTAGCGCT GGACCATTGCTTGTTGAAAGAGTGCTCCGGATATTTGTCAGTGGACGCGGTCGCGCACTTGGACAATAAACATACGTTGAAGTTACTGGTGGAGCAGCAGAGAGGGATCGTCGCACCTTTACTTATTCGACCTAATAAGCTATGGAGTAACTTTTGGGGCGCCTTAAATAACGGATTTTACGCGCGGAGTTTCGATTACAtggagataataaataacaaacgCAG GGGACTGTGGAACGTGCCATTCGTCTGTAACTGTTACTTGATCAACGCAACCATTATAGCAAACAAGGCGACTCGACCGTCCTATGAAGATGCCAGTCAGGATACGGAAATAGCCTTCGCTCAGGGAAACCGACAGAGAGGTCTATTCATGTACCTCAACAATAGATTCGATTTCGGCCATCTCGTCAATCCTGATACCTACGACATTCGTCTTACCTACCCGGACATGTACCAAATCATGGACAATCAGCTGGACTGGGAGAGAAGATACATTCATCCGAATTATAGCGAGAACTTTAATCCCGACAAGAAACCAATACAG CCATGTCCCGATGTTTACTGGTTCCCCATCTCCACTCTCAGATTCACCAAGGAACTTATTGGGATCGTCGAGACTTTCGGACAATGGTCCGATGGATCTAATCAC GATCCACGTTTGACGACTGGTTATGAAAGCGTACCGACTCGTGATATTCATATGAATCAAGTTCAATATGAACAACAATGGTTGTACTTTTTGAAAGAATATGTTAGACCGTTACAGGAGCTCGTCTTCATTGGCTACTTTCATGAT CCACCACGGTCAATTATGAATTTCGTCGTAAGATACCGCCCGGACGAGCAGCCGTCCTTGCGGCCACATCACGACTCCTCGACTTATACTATCAACATTGCCTTGAATGAGGCAGGTGTGGACTACAAAGGCGGTGGATGCAGgtttattcgatataattgCTCCGTCACCGATACGAAGCCAGGCTGGATGCTGATGCATCCCGGAAGATTAACACACTATCACGAGGGATTGCGAGTGACCGCGGGCACGCGTTATATTATGATCTCCTTTGTAGATCCGTGA
- the LOC126852217 gene encoding immunoglobulin domain-containing protein oig-4-like: MSRSMLLLILLAILLLNCQETVGRRGRTRGRSKSRVQIGLPITGKYRDPESDQYYNNHNGAKIVLASHFDLEYVLGHKIAFLCVARGNPRPHITWFKDGAEIYTHHYLHIHEWQVEPDKVKSKLEIDPATQMDAGVYECTADNMYSIDRRSFKTDFSIAFD; encoded by the exons ATGTCACGTTCTATGCTGTTACTGATCCTGTTGGCTATATTATTGCTCAATTGCCAAGAGACGGTTGGTCGAAGAGGTCGGACAAGAGGCAGAAGCAAATCTCGTGTCCAGATTGGATTGCCTATTACCGGAAAGTATCGTGATCCGGAAAGTGATCAATATTACAACAATCACAAC ggAGCCAAAATCGTGCTGGCATCGCACTTCGATCTGGAATATGTCTTGGGACACAAAATAGCTTTTCTCTGTGTCGCTCGTGGTAATCCGCGTCCGCATATCACGTGGTTCAAGGATGGTGCCGAGATTTACACGCATCACTATCTACAT ATACATGAGTGGCAAGTTGAGCCTGACAAAGTGAAATCGAAACTCGAGATTGATCCCGCCACTCAAATGGACGCCGGGGTTTACGAGTGCACGGCAGACAACATGTATAGCATCGATCGAAGGTCTTTCAAAACTGACTTCTCCATCGCTTTCGATTAG
- the LOC126852216 gene encoding immunoglobulin domain-containing protein oig-4-like, translating into MTRCRLLYLFLLTALMMSTEAQKGGGRGGRGRNRGRIWGSRMPILIPNRNPASAHYYENKDGAKIVKASHFELDYMLGRKITFFCMATGFPRPEITWLKDGIELYHHKFFQVHEWPVGNDTIKSKMEIDPATQKDAGYYECQADNQYAVDRRGFRTDYVMISY; encoded by the exons ATGACGAGATGCCGGCTGCTCTATCTATTCCTATTAACGGCCCTAATGATGAGCACAGAAGCGCAGAAGGGCGGAGGTAGAGGAGGAAGAGGTCGCAATCGAGGAAGAATATGGGGCTCGCGGATGCCCATCCTGATACCTAATCGAAATCCTGCCAGCGCACATTATTACGAGAATAAAGAC GGTGCCAAGATCGTGAAAGCATCGCACTTTGAATTGGATTACATGCTTGGCAGGAAGATCACGTTCTTCTGCATGGCCACCGGTTTCCCTAGGCCAGAAATCACTTGGCTGAAGGATGGGATCGAGCTGTATCATCACAAATTTTTCCAG GTACACGAGTGGCCCGTCGGCAACGACACGATAAAGTCAAAAATGGAGATCGATCCTGCGACGCAGAAGGACGCGGGATACTACGAATGTCAGGCGGATAATCAGTATGCTGTCGATCGTCGGGGCTTCAGAACGGACTACGTCATGATCTCGTATTAA